The following coding sequences lie in one Phyllopteryx taeniolatus isolate TA_2022b chromosome 4, UOR_Ptae_1.2, whole genome shotgun sequence genomic window:
- the mab21l2 gene encoding protein mab-21-like 2, with product MIATQAKLVYQLNKYHGERCQARKAAIAKTIREVCKVVSDVLKEVEVQEPRFISSLSEIDARYEGMEVTSPNEFEVVLYLNQMGVFNFVDDGSLPGCAVLKLSDGRKRSMSLWVEFITASGYLSARKIRSRFQTLVAQAVDKCSYRDVVKMVADTSEVRLRIRERYVVQITPAFKCTGIWPRSAAQWPAAHIPWPGPNRVAEVKAEGFNLLSKECYSLTGKQSSAESDAWVLQFSEAENRLLMAGCRKKCLSVLKTLRDRHLELPGQPLNSYHMKTLLLYECEKHPREADWDEACLGDRLNGILLQLISCLQCRRCPHYFLPNLDLFQGKPHSALEAAAKQTWRLAREILTNAKSLDKL from the coding sequence ATGATCGCCACGCAGGCCAAGCTGGTGTACCAGCTCAACAAGTACCACGGCGAGCGGTGCCAGGCGCGCAAGGCCGCCATCGCCAAGACCATCCGCGAGGTGTGTAAGGTGGTGTCCGACGTGCTGAAGGAGGTGGAGGTGCAGGAGCCGCGCTTCATCAGCTCCCTGAGCGAGATCGACGCGCGCTACGAGGGCATGGAGGTCACCTCGCCCAACGAGTTCGAGGTGGTGCTCTACCTCAACCAGATGGGCGTCTTCAACTTCGTGGACGACGGCTCGCTGCCCGGCTGCGCCGTGCTCAAGCTGAGCGACGGCCGCAAGCGCAGCATGTCCCTGTGGGTGGAGTTCATCACCGCGTCCGGGTACCTGTCGGCGCGGAAGATCCGCTCCCGCTTCCAGACGCTTGTGGCGCAGGCGGTGGACAAGTGCAGCTACCGCGACGTGGTGAAGATGGTGGCGGACACCAGCGAGGTGCGCCTGCGCATCCGCGAGCGCTACGTGGTGCAAATCACGCCGGCATTCAAGTGCACCGGCATCTGGCCCCGGAGCGCGGCGCAGTGGCCGGCGGCGCACATCCCCTGGCCGGGGCCCAACCGCGTGGCCGAGGTGAAGGCGGAGGGCTTCAACCTGCTCTCCAAGGAGTGCTACTCGCTCACCGGCAAGCAGAGCTCGGCCGAGAGCGACGCGTGGGTGCTACAGTTCAGCGAGGCCGAGAATAGGCTGCTCATGGCCGGCTGCCGGAAGAAGTGCCTGTCGGTGCTCAAGACGCTGCGGGACCGCCACCTGGAGCTGCCCGGCCAGCCGCTCAACAGCTACCACATGAAGACGCTGCTGCTGTACGAGTGCGAGAAGCATCCCAGGGAGGCCGACTGGGACGAGGCGTGCCTGGGGGACCGGCTCAACGGCATCCTGCTGCAGCTCATCTCCTGCCTACAGTGCCGCAGATGCCCGCACTACTTCCTGCCCAACCTGGACCTCTTTCAGGGCAAGCCGCACTCGGCCCTGGAGGCGGCCGCCAAGCAGACGTGGAGGCTGGCGAGGGAGATCCTCACCAACGCCAAGAGCTTGGacaagttataa